A region from the Aquimarina sp. ERC-38 genome encodes:
- a CDS encoding alpha/beta fold hydrolase, producing MEINKNLIIQKIDPVLTKGDGAITLVFLHYFGGDGGSWLWTIDELSKNYKCISLTLPGFGNTEPLKNKSVVHFAQWIADKLASLKVTNYILCGHSMSGKLALVTATLSTIKPKQLILIAPSPPTVEPMEAEEKERMLHHPAIREAETTVNKVTAKKLSASQKEYAIISQLRIEHETWAWWIKQGMEDNITTLIKDVNIPTTILVGENDPVIDMNLVQTEVLPYMPESQIIVIKDSGHLIPMESISEVASTIHLIASKTNHIPSSH from the coding sequence ATGGAAATAAATAAAAATTTAATTATCCAGAAAATAGATCCTGTATTGACTAAGGGAGATGGAGCCATCACTTTAGTTTTTTTACATTACTTTGGAGGAGACGGGGGAAGTTGGTTATGGACAATAGATGAGCTTTCTAAAAATTACAAATGTATCTCTTTAACCCTACCCGGATTTGGAAATACCGAACCTTTAAAAAATAAATCGGTAGTACATTTTGCGCAATGGATTGCGGATAAGCTAGCATCGTTAAAGGTGACGAATTATATTCTTTGCGGACATTCAATGAGCGGAAAATTAGCGCTAGTTACTGCTACCCTTAGTACTATCAAACCAAAGCAACTGATTTTAATTGCTCCTTCACCACCTACCGTAGAACCGATGGAAGCTGAAGAAAAAGAACGAATGTTGCACCATCCTGCCATCCGAGAAGCAGAAACAACCGTAAATAAAGTAACTGCCAAAAAATTAAGTGCATCACAAAAAGAATACGCTATTATTTCACAGCTACGAATTGAGCACGAAACCTGGGCATGGTGGATTAAACAAGGAATGGAGGATAATATAACCACATTAATCAAAGATGTAAATATTCCAACCACGATATTAGTAGGAGAAAATGATCCGGTTATTGATATGAATTTGGTTCAAACCGAAGTCCTACCTTATATGCCTGAAAGCCAAATAATCGTTATAAAAGATTCCGGACATCTAATACCTATGGAATCTATATCTGAAGTTGCAAGTACTATCCACCTGATAGCTTCTAAAACAAATCATATTCCGTCGTCACATTAA